TACCACTCCTCAACAActgaatctctctctctctcgatctttaaaaattctccTGCGATCTTCCCCCTCATATTTTCAATCGATTATTGAGCGCATTTTTGCAATCACCGTTGACActcttatcaatttttttcgtcgaaCAAACCCCGTTGTGTTTAATCCCGTTAAACCCATTTTCAACACCATTTTTCCTGTCATAACCATTTTTATCACCATTCACTCCCTTATCACCATTCAACTGATTAATTCCATTAATCTGGTGTAATTTGTTGTCGTCCTTGGTGTTGCATTGGTTGTTTGTAAAATCTACCCTCAGTGCACCGTTGATTGCGCCtggaaaaatgaatcatctccatttgtttcattcaaaattcGCAGAAATGAAAACTACTGTCATTAGGGGCATGCGATGGGGTCGATAGTGGCCACAATCGAAAGATCGACAATGATCCCAATCGAAAAATCTCTTTcaagactaaaaaaaaaatcattagggCGCCATTTTTTCCCGAACAAAGTTGTTCGATCGATAATCGATCGATAAAGAGGTCGAACTAATTGGCCCTTTGCTTTAAATCGATTGTAATTTGTTTGATCTCTGGACTGATGTCAATTTGGCTTCCGGAAACCATCagaatgaggatttttttttaattgatggaCGAAGGAGGGGATGATATGGCGACTATTATCTGCAATATTGATCTACTTACTGTGTAAATAGGAGTACTTGCTGCCAGTGGTATTCCACTCCTCCCTGAGACTGAGATTGAACATACTGTAGTCCGGATTGCCAGTGACATCTTTCTCGATCGatagaaaactcggaagaatGTTCTTTAGTTCTTCACCAGCTAGGGCTGTGTAAGTCTCCAAGAGCATCAAGCCCCTACACCTATTACCATTCCCCAAAACCATTAATTCCACAATTCCCAGCAATTTAAAGCAccaagaaagaaaattaaagccgagaaatcaattcaaaatgaaaaaaacttcatttttcaagaatatatCGAAAATCAGAATCGATTGATCGATGCAGCCCGTCCCATTCTGTAGATCAGAAAATCTCCGAgggattaaaaaaacaatcatcCATTTCGCCCTAGCGGTTCATAAGTTACCCCCGAAAAACGATTTTCCCACCGAGCGGTGCTGGTCAGCGGTTTTGAGCGGTTTCTGGCGGTTCTGCTGCAAAAATCGCCTGACGCCACAACGGGGCCTTTATATGTGACTAACCTTGAACTGGTTGTCACGCCGACCGGTCGTCAGGCGTGTTTGGGCGGTTACTGGCGGTTTTATTGCAATCTTTCGATCAAATGACACAGTAAAAAAGACGTTTAGTCTTATCTAAGTTGGAAACGGTTTTCATGACCAGCTGCCACCGCTGACGGTTTTGGGCGGTTCGCGGCGGTTTTATCGAGCACAATTTTCGTGGATAAACTTTTCGATCTACAGAATGGCGCCTTTGTGAAGCAGTTGcatcgccattttttttattataatttattcaagcGTGATGAACTAATCTCTCTTTGTTCAGGTTGATATCTGATCCGCTTGATTGTTTAGATCAAATTGATAAGTAATAACGATAAGAGAAATTCCACACCTTGGATGTCCGGGCTCCCTGTAGATATCCAGCTGAAAATACTGATTATTGATGAGAAAGCATCGACGACGTTTGAATATTGTGAAGTGCGAATCGTCGCGTTGCGCAAGCATGTTTAAATAGTCCCTGTGCGTCAGCTGGGTCTTCACTTCAACGACTTGTCCACACATTTTTGGTCTCCTCAATGTGTGAATATACGACCAATGACcttaaattgaaagaaaaaaacctCATAAAATCCTCCATTTCCCCAATAATCTGTCTAAACCGCCGCAAAATCAACTCAAATAGTTTTCACCGACTTAAAAACGGGCGgttttcacgaaaaactggGCGGTTTCGTTAAAATTCATGTTTTTCATCTGTTTTTTGACCTAAAAAAACTTCCTACGGCGATTTGTTACTCAAAAGCTGGCGGTTCACCAGCGGTTTTGACGGCAAACCCAGCGGTTCATCGCGAATTTCTTGGTAATTCAACTTCACCAACTGATAGCAAGTGTTTACATCAACGAAAAGTCTGGCGGTTCAGCAGCGGTTTTGACCGGAACCCGGCGGTTCATCACGATTATGCTAGTAATGCGATAACACCAATTGAACGGTCGTCTTTATATTGACTAAACTTCTGGCGGTTCGACAGAATACCCAACGGTTTTCGTTGAGACATCGATGATTCATCAGCGGTTTAGCGCAAAGTGTCAAAGCTCTTCGTCAACCCAGACCGATGtcctgaaaaatatgaaaaccgCTGCAACACTTACCTTTCTGTCCGCGCTTGCGTAATCTGGCTTGTAATTTGGGTGTCTTGCTCTGGAGATAGTTGTGGACGACATCGAAGTCCTGAAATGGCGGAAATTCGCTGTCAGCCGGTAGCGGGCTTTTCACCAGGAACTTAACCTTGCGAGAACTCGCCCTCAATCGATCACCGGTGTCAATGCCCAATTTCTGGCAGATGCACTCGATCATTCGACAGATCTTCGACTCGAAGTCCTGGGAATTATCGATTACGTCGAAGTAAGGATGTCCAACCCAGGCAGCGGCTGCTTTGTAATCGAGTTCTCGAGCGAGTTCCATTCCCTCAGATCTGCAGGCGTGATCTTCGGTGGAGTAAAATTCCTCAGCTCCATTGGCCGCCGAGACCATGTGAATGATCTGATTGTAGCGGTTGTCACGGAGTTCCACGTTATTCCAACCGTTGGAGGAGGTCATCAGGTCCCACTTGTCCTTGGCGATAAAAGCGGAGGCGTCCATGGCACCTCGGTCACATATTATCAGACAATTTCTGCTGCACGATTCACCCAGCTGGAAGAATGTGTTCTCAATCTGGATCATCGTCTTCAGAAGATTCTCCTGGAACTTGAAAGCTGGAAAAGAGATATTCATGAGCGGTTTGTGGCGGTTTTCAGCGGTTTACGGGTTCAGGCCAGCGCTGAGAAATCTGGAAATCATTGATCAGGGATTCAGGAGGCTGAGTTGTTTCAGGCGGTATCAGGCGGTTGCGAGCGGTATGGGCATGAGATCAAAACTATgctgaatgaattttcaaaatttatcgatataaaaaaatgttttcagcGGTTTCAGGCGGTTTTCCGAGCAATGGAGCCAATTGACAGGAAAAAATCACAACAGATGATTGatactattttttcatatagccaaaataatttaaaactgAAAACGTAGTTTGATGGCCTGGTTTACTCTTCAAGTTCTCGAGGTATATTTTAAGATGATGATTTCTATTTTGAAATAGTTTAGCACATTTTCTCGGGAACTTGAGTAAATCCAACGGTctagattttaaaaattcaatcggGCTCAGCATCGACCccaatatttttgtcaaaaataaaaaaaataattaatgatcttATGCATTcctctttaaaaaaaactatgaATGTTTACTCTACGTGAGGATCAATGATCATAGctccaaaaataaatgatgaatGACGTCTGAACCAAGTGCCTTGACAACTGAAGTGGCAAATAAACAATCAGCGCATGATAATTCTGGGGATTTATTGAACAATTAGCGTCTAAAAAACAATGTAAAAATGGTTGAGATTGAATAATTGAGCACTAGGGCCAACTCCGGAGATTCAGGTTTTGGAATGCAATGAGAAATACCATCCCCTGGCACTCACCCTCACCAGAGCCGACCTTGAGTAGCTCCGGCCACTTGGCTTGACTCTCATCAGTCATGCTCCAATTTCTCAGTGTCCTCTTATCCCCAGAATATTCACATTTTGGTAACTTCAATCTGTCAATCTCAATCGTACGACTTTTCCTCCATAATCGACGCCGTGATCGCACTCTCTCTTCATCGATTACAatcataaacaataaaaaaaaaatcataaaacggTAGAGGAGTAGTTCATTGCATCActagataaaaaatgaaaaaaaaaatcgattgaagagaacaaaaaaaattgatttagcCCCAGGGGTTTACGAGTAATCGCGGAAAAACTATTACCGGCGGTTTTGGGCGGTTTCCAGCGGTTCTACGTTTTTTGGCCATAAGTCGAGAAGTAATGGGGCAAAattgatagttttttttttaatttgtgatTAAATTCCGGGACCGATCAATTGGGATCACCCGGAAAATTGTGGGAATTGACGTTCCTTCATTGACATTCTAGATCTTCTTCATTGTCAATCGTGGATTTACAGCTAATTCACCGATTAATTCTCTTGTCGGACTTTCATTACTCATTAATCATTTCATCACATAGGTCAATTGGCAGTGATATGAGCATGCGTAAACAACGTAATTTTGTCAAATAAATTGGCGCATCTCCAAAAGTCAACAGCAATTGAGAAATTGGCTTTTACCGTTATTGTCACCTGGTGGTTTTGTATCATAAGATTCGTCACGAGTGATTCATTCCGTTAATCCCGTGTCGCCTCCAATTGTCAATCAACTGttggttatttttatttatttttactgttaaaaataaattaaataaatcaagtAAATTTGCCGATCACTTATTCTCTTCATCAAGCGTGCCGAGCGATTTATAAAACATGAAGCCCAGGAAATTGACTGCAAGAAACCTCACTGCACTGACCCGTCACGTGTACATgcgaatggaataaaaaatagagtACCGAGTGCATGTAAATAGAATTCTAAATAACTGCGCGATGTGAACTCGTTTTTTCGTCTGCCAGAAAAATGTCTTCGCAACGGGGATGTGGGGTGTCTAGCGACCCCAGTTAATAGATCGGTAAACTGCCAATGAGATGAAGAACAGTCGATTTGCCCCAGCGGTTCACTGGtaatcgcaaaaaaaaaatatttaaaattttggttcgaCTGGCGGTCGCAGCGGTTTCTGGCGGTCTCTGGCGGTTTCGGGCGGTTTTGGTGATATAAATGGTGGGACTTGATTGTATCGCAAAATTACTATTAATTCGGGCGGTTTTGGGCGGTTTCAGTAAAATAATCGGGCGAAATTGGtcttttttgtatttttttctgaataattcTCTGAATTAGCGGTTGAGGTCGTTTATATTCGTCATCCCCAGTTctcttcagaattttttcatacaaAAATTTACGTATTTTGGGGAATGAGAGGAAGTTTGTCGAacgtttttgatttttgtaattaaaaatttattgacaatCTCGAAGGGATGATCTATGCGTTCATAATAGGTCTGATACAACTACTGATGCAGTTGTTGAGACCAATTGCATCTGAAATATCCCTGGCATAACGCCACTATTTATTTTCGTGTAATCAAAGCCACCAGAGAATGAAGAGCAGCAATTATCCCtcgttaaattaattatctacGCTTTCATCACTCTCGCTTATGCAGCGATACCGAGGGTGTGTCACTGAATCGTGGAAAGTACCTCAATCGCCCTCACGTTAATTCATCACGTTTGAACAAAGAAAGGGAAACAAAAAGTGGCGAAAGTTATTGCTGCGTTATTCTTGGATTCGTTGGATAATTCACGTGAATTTTTGCAAATCCCGTACAGCTGTTGCATTTTCGCAAAAACAGTTGTTAGTTCATATTGAGCAATAGTTTACCTTCACAATGAAACATGACATTTATTCCCCCTCATAATTAATAActaataaatgttttttttttgcgttagACAGGTAAAAGGCCGATTGACCAATTGGTCGATTCcgtttatttttagtttttgaaaattttaattcttatTTATTGCGTTCTCATGAGTATTCATGGCGATCAATTGTTGAAAGCCCTTGGGACTATTGCGTCAGACAATTCCGTATGCTAATGTATTTATTAAAGTGGAAAATATACAAtcggttaattttttttttcctttcttcaaTTCATTTCTCACTGCGCAGTCGAGGTTTGACAGCCGGTTGAATTAAGTTACACTTCTTGTTAAGCTAATTTATTCTTTCAAGTTCATGCATACGATCATAGAATAGAATTATAatacaatcaattttttaattttctttttctttggttctcaaaaattttttgcGGTGGATGACTAGACGTGGATCAATGCAATCAATAGATTGAGAGTAATTCGGGGGATTAAAAAAGaacccattttgccccattatcatttgaaatgccctttcgattaattttacgagaaacatgaaaaaatagcCATTTAGAGCCAGCGGTTTGAGAGTAATCGCGAGAAAAAAGAATCAGGCGGTTTTGGGCGGTTTCCACCGGTTCTACCATTTTCGACCACAACGGAGGGTATTGGGGCAAAATAGGTAGTATTTCATTCATTGGAATTCATTTTTGTGAAACTCGCAAAAGAAATAGGGAATGAAATCGATTTGTGATGATTTGAGTCCTCGAAATTTAGTGAACAATGACTTTGGGGCTATGATCATTATAAATTAAGAGTTAATTgtattaattatgattatgaGACTTACCCTCCTCTGCTGTGAGATCTGAGAACTTGATTCCACCACTGTAATGTAAAGAAaaagcagaaaaaaatgttgagataattttaacaaaataatcttaaatcaactcgaaattaaaaaaataattgaataacaaaattctaatgaaagagTTTGATGACTTCATTCGACGATCGAAGTGATTTATTCGTCATTCGTTGTTGGAAAGTTGATTTTAATAACGTGACAGGCCATTGGACAATGGtccaaggatttttttttttattttaatagctGAAGTGAATTGGAAAAATGACAGAAATTGTACGACTTAAGTAATTGCTCATTACCTCATTAACGAAGAggtttagaaaaaaatgtcgcAAGACAAATGAGTGGGGAATTCCATTccccataaaaaattgttcatggTAATTTCTTCTAGATCTAGTTTATAACGAGATAATTAAGGATTTAATGAAGTGTGCCAAAGACGAGGGATTCTTCCAATTTCGGAATCTGCTTGATTCGTGCTTGATTGATTGTTAATTATCTCGTTAACGAGGGGTCTTAGAGAGAAAAACCATAGATCATTTTTGCAGGCAATTGAATTCTCTACAAATAAAgttctacaatatttttttctagatcaattaattaacgagATACTGAAGGAATTAAGGAATCATCGAATTCTATCAATTCCTGACATTTTAccaattcatttttcacttcACTGTTGTTACATTTGTTAAATAGCATACCTGAGCAGCACAGTCGCTGTCTCGGGGACACGGAACACCTGAAAAATAAGACAACCACCACTCTATCGAATCCACAACGCAGGAGGGATGAAAACCTCGAATTTCATCCCATAAATTTAACAAAACGACAAAAGAGGTAATAATTATCCTTAGAAAAATGACTGGGGAAattctcaacaattttcacCACCAAATAAACTTCTCGAAAATCCCCTCAGAACCACAAATAAaatctcagaattttttttttctagggaatttcaaatttttcattcaaatgtcttcagtaaaaaaaatgtgtagtTGTTAATTTTCGAACCTTTGACCGCGTCATTAAGATCATTAATGAATTGTTTACCCACCTTCCATCCCATATTCTCGAAAAATGTGCAGAGACGAGTTTGGCCTGTGGTTTTTCCCCCACAAGGACCTGTAAACAGTAAGAAAaggaattaaaaatcaaacaaaattcattaatttcggatgagatggaggaaattgaaaCAAATGAGTAACAACTTAGGACAAAAACAGTCCATTTGGCCCCACTAATTACTGTTTCATAAAGTTACAATGTAAAACGAGAATAACTTTGATTTTCAAGCGGTTGCTCCAAGCGGTCGGCGCGGTTTCCAAGGAATTTCAGCGGTTTCAGAACGCGGAATGGGAGGCATTGTTGCGATTAACTGCATAATACATTGATTTTAATGGCAAGTGCCTTTTCCGAGCGGTTGTGGGCGGTTTTAAACCGGGGAATGCAAAGAATTGTTGCCATTAATTCTGTCCGAAATTCACTTCAATTCCAGGCGGTTTTGAGCGGTTTCCTACTGAGATGACTCTGAAGATAGTAGCGAATTTGTGTTTctcgttactttttttttatttcggggCTTCTCGTTTATCGCGCGTAAATTATCAATGAGATTGTGATGGACGTGTTACCAATGTAACTGAATTTTACCGGTTTCCTACACTACGCAGTAATCGCCTGGAACACTTGAGAATTACctcgaaacaattttttattattttttttttcggggttgAATAGCTATTGGAGCTATTGGATGATCATTGGGGCAGTGATTATGGAGGTAATGAGCATGCCATTAACCGATAATTGTTGTGAAGGTCGTTGTCAAGGTCAGAACTCCAGGTCGTGGATAATTATCGGGGAGTTACAGGAAGTGGatcgatgatttttaatggaactcgtaaattttttttattttgaaacgaTATCTCACATGATTCTAGAGAGTTCATTCTGAGTTCCTCTCAGCAGAATGACACCAACATATTCATTCAAGGTCTCGGAATTAATTCACGTGATTTGGAATTGTTCTTCGAGaatttcgatattttcgtcGAGTTCTACGTCTTTCGATAACTGAATCATGTCCACTAAATTCACGATTATCTTCGAAATTACGGACTCTACGAAAAAAAGTcagaagatattttttgtagCCGATAAAATTCTCCAGGAAAAATGTCTCATGACTTTTTCTCCTGGGGCCACTTATTTGTGAGATAATCGTGGTCAACGAAACTATGAAAATAGAAAGTCTGGAATTTTCTTCACATCATTAGTTAAATGTTTGTTGTGTCGCTGGGGGTTAATCCCCGCATGTTGGTGCTCCCCCGAGACACTAATTACCTTATCATCCAGATGATAAGGCTCTCGAGATGGCGAGTGGCATCCGGAGGAGTGGGAAGtctgggagatttttttttttttgtaataaaatggGAAATATATGATAAACGTCGGTCGTAAGGAATCCGTCACGTAAGTACTGATTTCGCGTAATACGCGATAAGTTGTAGCGCTTCAGGAAACTACTGTCGAGACGTTTGTTAGAATGTTTACGTCTGTAGAACGGATAACTTTCTGCGGAGTCGACGATTCTGTTATTCTcaaggaatttttcattctaaattCACCGCAGTTTATCgtctttttcatttataatttttttatgtctaaATTACTTGATTAACGAGCATGAATTTCCCGGTGGAGTTACGATTTTTCTTGACAATTTAtccaattaaattgtttatctaTTAATTGAGACAGGAAGTCCGGAAACTATCGCTTACTTGTTAAATTGTGACAgaagatttttttgtcatgGAATCTGGGGAATTATCAAGGGAACGAAGCGGTTTAGGAGAAAATGTCAGAAGAGATTTTTTGTGGGGAATTTTGTCAACTATAAGAAAAGtttcttcacttttttttgtacaATCAGTGGTTTTCCAGATAACTGAGAATTTTCGAAAGACTACTCCGAATCTGTAGAATTATGAAAAGTCATTCATGTTGTTCAAAAATGGATCATTATCTCGGTTATCAATGAATTTAGGAGAAAATGTCatagaacattttttgtagattattaaattatttacaataaatttcTCTTCACATTTTTCCCTAGGAGCCCTCATTACCGAGATAAACTTTCTCAATTACACACTGATTTAAATCTGATATTGATGTTGAGCTCGATTGAGTTAGTTTTTCCATCAACTCCGCAATTTCTTTTCTTATCATTGattactcatttaaataaGCCCCTGGGGGGAAACCGGAAGACGGTTCACGTTTCAAAACCGGTAACATCCGTCAGTGGAGACACGCGACGCAAAGTAAATGCGGCTGGGGATTGGCACGTGGTTCTGTCTCTCTAAAATCCAATAATTACTCCCTCCCCCTTCTGGGGGatcgaaaaaatccaaaaataattccacTATCACCCGGATGTCTCTAGAAAACATGTCATGAAGATTTAGGCAACAAATAcatacaaaattaattttttcgcaatttttcttcttttaaatttagaaattttggTAATCAAACTgtttggaaattaaaaatagttcgtataagataaaatatttcagtttatCATTGAAAACGTTAATGAAGGTCATTAGTGCTTGTGGAGTTATCAAGACGTTGAAATTGGAGATAATTGGCCCAAAATAAAGAAGAGTTTAGGTCTTCCTCAGGCTTTTTAAAagaaactatttatttatttatttagtgctTCCAAATATAGCCTATTAGGATTAAAATAAACTAttcgaaaaaatcataaattggaattaaaaaaCAGGATCATCCATCAATGGAAATGTcatcaaattcataaaaatctttttgaaaaaatatataatccaGGAATAATCCTGGAAACCTTTCCCCAACCCTAAGAACCCCAGAAATCCTCACAATAAATACTTTTAAGACCTACAACGGCTAGGATAATTCTTAATGATTCGTAATGTCGTAGTAATTCATATTTGCTTAATTGCTGTCTGACCCCCAGAAACCCAATCAACACTCATTAAGAACCCTTTCAAAGACGTTTCTGTCTCAAAGTTGAAGGTAATGCCCTAACAAAATCATTCGATTGAAAATTcttgttaaaaaattgcacaaaatctgtaaataatgttttaaagttaaatattccataaaaagtCCCAGGAGAACATGAAAAACATAGGAAAGTCTTCGGGAAAGGATAAcaaacaattaatttgaaacattaaataaataaaatgaatttaaactgtggaaaaaaatgtgaatctctcaaacaaaaatcaaaatatcttTAAAAAAGGTTCAGctcgaaataaaaatgtggCGATTCTCTAAAGAAGTCGTTCATTAACAACGAGAATTAATGACTGAAAgtaatgataaattttgaaaaaaaaaactcaggaTCCCACCAAAACCAACTATTTCAATCACGTCCtcaaaaaaccataaaaagcAACAATTTTGACACCAGAACAGCATTAAaacttctcaaaaaaaaattccagctcCCAAAAAACGTGGAAAATTtaggaaaaaatcattcacccaaacaaaataatcataataatgataaaattggaaaaacgtCAGAATCCCTCCAAAAAGGATTATCCAAATGACGTCCCAGCAAAACTACTGACGTAGAAAAGGATAAATGACGCATTTTCCCCAGAATTTTCGTTCAACTcttcagaaataaaataacgaaTGGGGAGGCcccgaaataaaaataacatttgCCCTTACCTCCAGTAAGTACGACCTTGTACACCCTCTTCTGCTCCATTTCGCTGACAATTACGTCGACGGCGTGGATGGTGTGTCGAGAAATACGTGGGCTCAAACGTGGAAAATCCTCCACCTCGTTGACGTTGagagaaaagttgaaaaattgatggaaaaaaacaaatatgtaTCACCAGAAGCTGAACAACCTCGAGGAAGTGATGTCCAGTGATCGACAATTACTACATGAGCACTTGGCCCATTTCTGTGGCACACGACGTATCACACGACGAATtcatctgatattttttttcaattttcgttgAGCACTTGTCAGGGCGACAAGAGGGAACAGGGAAAgagacaaatcgttggaaGTGGGGGATAAGATTGTTAGTTCCAAATGGGCTCGATGGCGGCGCTGCTGGCAGGGACTTGGAGATCCCAGTGAGTACACTGCATTTCTGCATTATCGGCTTGTAACTAGACAGCGACACGAGCGCCACGACTGCCAATGGATCTAGGGGCTTCTCTCTAGAAAGATGGCGACGCTGCTGCGACACTCCTGAATTCCCCAGACGTTCAAACTCGTCTCAACGGACAGAACCAGTACACAAACAAGACCCAGTGATCTCTGTGGACAAACAGGTGTTCATCGACGAGATCCTCGGGATTTTCAGGAGAAACAATGACTGAGTTCAAGACCCCGACGTCGAGGAAGTTCAGGAGTCGAATTGAAAATTCCGAGCACCAGACGCCCATTAAAATTCCGGCTTCACCCTTCCTGAAGCAAATAGGTTACGGTTGTGGTAAGAGATCCTTTGTCTCTCCTGTTCATGTCTCAACTATTCTCAGGATTTAATTTCTGtcgttttatttgattttttcacatGAAACTATTCGTCTTGTTCATCTTCCAGGCGTCAATGTCTTCACCCTGGAGAGATCCCCCAAGGTGGGCCTCATCCGCTCCCCTTGGGCCATTAAGAAGAGGAATACGTCTATTGCCAAGGACAAGAAGTACGACGACATGATAAGACTCGAGGGCAACATCCTCAGGGCTCTGAAGCACCCGAATATCGTCGGCTTCAGGGCACTCACTGAGTCAGAGACTGGGGTACCTTGCTTGGCGATGGAACAGTTGGATGTTTCCCTTGGTGAGATTAATaatcgattgattgattgattcaaTTGACTGTAAACTCCAACGAAAACAGCTTCATAACCTCAATTAATATTAGACGCTTTTCGTGTCTTCTTTGacaccaaaaattaattataaactcAGTTTATCAAATGCAGAAGTGAATGGCAGTTGAATATCAGCCATTGTTGGCTCAATTTCGGCACAATGTCAATTTATGCCGTAACAATACTGCTAATTAACTAATAAAACGATGTTATGATaacaaatcaaaataaaatcttcAACTATCACTTGTTATCACTTCACCAGGTAATATGATCGAGG
The window above is part of the Diachasmimorpha longicaudata isolate KC_UGA_2023 chromosome 9, iyDiaLong2, whole genome shotgun sequence genome. Proteins encoded here:
- the Ttd14 gene encoding TRPL translocation defect protein 14 isoform X1, encoding MEQKRVYKVVLTGGPCGGKTTGQTRLCTFFENMGWKVFRVPETATVLLSGGIKFSDLTAEEERVRSRRRLWRKSRTIEIDRLKLPKCEYSGDKRTLRNWSMTDESQAKWPELLKVGSGEAFKFQENLLKTMIQIENTFFQLGESCSRNCLIICDRGAMDASAFIAKDKWDLMTSSNGWNNVELRDNRYNQIIHMVSAANGAEEFYSTEDHACRSEGMELARELDYKAAAAWVGHPYFDVIDNSQDFESKICRMIECICQKLGIDTGDRLRASSRKVKFLVKSPLPADSEFPPFQDFDVVHNYLQSKTPKLQARLRKRGQKGHWSYIHTLRRPKMCGQVVEVKTQLTHRDYLNMLAQRDDSHFTIFKRRRCFLINNQYFQLDIYREPGHPRCRGLMLLETYTALAGEELKNILPSFLSIEKDVTGNPDYSMFNLSLREEWNTTGSKYSYLHSAINGALRVDFTNNQCNTKDDNKLHQINGINQLNGDKGVNGDKNGYDRKNGVENGFNGIKHNGVCSTKKIDKSVNGDCKNALNNRLKI
- the Ttd14 gene encoding TRPL translocation defect protein 14 isoform X3, with amino-acid sequence MIQIENTFFQLGESCSRNCLIICDRGAMDASAFIAKDKWDLMTSSNGWNNVELRDNRYNQIIHMVSAANGAEEFYSTEDHACRSEGMELARELDYKAAAAWVGHPYFDVIDNSQDFESKICRMIECICQKLGIDTGDRLRASSRKVKFLVKSPLPADSEFPPFQDFDVVHNYLQSKTPKLQARLRKRGQKGHWSYIHTLRRPKMCGQVVEVKTQLTHRDYLNMLAQRDDSHFTIFKRRRCFLINNQYFQLDIYREPGHPRCRGLMLLETYTALAGEELKNILPSFLSIEKDVTGNPDYSMFNLSLREEWNTTGSKYSYLHSAINGALRVDFTNNQCNTKDDNKLHQINGINQLNGDKGVNGDKNGYDRKNGVENGFNGIKHNGVCSTKKIDKSVNGDCKNALNNRLKI
- the Ttd14 gene encoding TRPL translocation defect protein 14 isoform X2 is translated as MEQKRVYKVVLTGGPCGGKTTGQTRLCTFFENMGWKVFRVPETATVLLSGGIKFSDLTAEEAFKFQENLLKTMIQIENTFFQLGESCSRNCLIICDRGAMDASAFIAKDKWDLMTSSNGWNNVELRDNRYNQIIHMVSAANGAEEFYSTEDHACRSEGMELARELDYKAAAAWVGHPYFDVIDNSQDFESKICRMIECICQKLGIDTGDRLRASSRKVKFLVKSPLPADSEFPPFQDFDVVHNYLQSKTPKLQARLRKRGQKGHWSYIHTLRRPKMCGQVVEVKTQLTHRDYLNMLAQRDDSHFTIFKRRRCFLINNQYFQLDIYREPGHPRCRGLMLLETYTALAGEELKNILPSFLSIEKDVTGNPDYSMFNLSLREEWNTTGSKYSYLHSAINGALRVDFTNNQCNTKDDNKLHQINGINQLNGDKGVNGDKNGYDRKNGVENGFNGIKHNGVCSTKKIDKSVNGDCKNALNNRLKI